A genomic window from Aethina tumida isolate Nest 87 chromosome 4, icAetTumi1.1, whole genome shotgun sequence includes:
- the LOC109601310 gene encoding protein hunchback isoform X1, with translation MDYHFRLESSQMQVAPPTSVNLSMSGYPNNMMATNPAPAMPWQYKIPKEEPMDDRDDSGINSGISSPASDSSQDLMNPYSPQSGPAANAMNGQYSPPLCLPDGSAQFHTRTSAPMDTMYQMPAARPPYYSTPVPAKSTYPTNLLTPPISEPSRDIKEESEPEGDVNEDALRHLQRAFGQNSFHSAEAPKSGDESKSDEDSKLKTPTKSSNKRKLVKCRHCSETFTCKEDMWEHYRVHIKSEKLLACPHCPFVTEYKHHYEYHIRNHDGSKPYKCEECSYECVSKSMLNSHMKSHSSVYQYHCRDCNYVAKYCHSLKQHLRKYSHRPGAVLNPDGTPNPFPVIDVYGTRRGPKVKKIMGPKNEEPEPNQQVPPQMPLMNQLMMNPTQLGNFPLLPQIQQMQQFFHPLLGALSQQMMLQNLERLARERNLSNSTDEPEQDATMAVPKMEEQQQQEERQQQDAGSETDESGALDLSKTKSGTSRRKGPAFKLSPHRNDTSDEDDEQLTTMFSNVEVVQNREEEPEKPVKESEKENTECQYCDIDFRDPLLYSLHMRFHSGPDPFTCSMCGEHHPDKLRFFLHITHKPH, from the exons ATGGATTACCACTTTCGATTAG AGAGCAGTCAAATGCAAGTCGCACCGCCAACCAGCGTCAACCTCTCAATGAGTGGATACCCTAATAACATGATGGCAACTAATCCAGCTCCAGCCATGCCATGGCAATATAAAATTCCG AAGGAAGAGCCGATGGATGATCGCGACGACTCCGGCATTAATTCCGGCATCTCATCCCCGGCCAGCGATAGCAGCCAGGATTTGATGAACCCCTATTCGCCGCAGTCGGGACCGGCCGCCAACGCAATGAACGGCCAATATTCCCCGCCCCTGTGCTTACCCGACGGTAGTGCCCAGTTCCACACAAGGACCAGCGCCCCTATGGACACAATGTACCAAATGCCCGCCGCAAGACCGCCTTACTATTCCACCCCGGTGCCAGCCAAAAGCACCTACCCCACAAACTTGCTCACTCCTCCAATCTCTGAACCTTCACGGGATATTAAAGAAGAGTCAGAACCCGAAGGTGACGTTAATGAAGATGCTCTAAGGCACCTCCAACGTGCCTTCGGCCAGAACTCATTCCATTCGGCTGAGGCCCCCAAAAGCGGCGACGAATCCAAATCAGATGAAGACTCGAAATTGAAAACTCCCACGAAAAGCTCCAACAAAAGGAAGTTAGTGAAATGCAGACATTGCTCCGAAACTTTCACATGCAAGGAAGACATGTGGGAACACTACAGAGTCCACATCAAGAGCGAAAAGCTCCTCGCTTGCCCACATTGCCCCTTCGTCACCGAATACAAACACCACTACGAGTACCACATCAGAAACCACGACGGAAGCAAGCCCTACAAATGCGAGGAGTGCTCCTACGAGTGCGTGAGCAAGTCCATGTTGAACTCCCACATGAAGTCGCATTCCAGCGTCTACCAGTACCACTGCAGGGACTGCAACTACGTAGCCAAATATTGCCACAGTTTAAAGCAACACTTGCGCAAATACAGCCACAGACCCGGCGCCGTTTTGAACCCGGACGGCACGCCGAACCCCTTCCCCGTCATCGACGTGTACGGCACCAGACGCGGGCCCAAAGTCAAGAAGATCATGGGACCCAAAAACGAAGAACCGGAGCCCAACCAGCAAGTGCCACCGCAGATGCCTTTGATGAACCAGCTCATGATGAACCCGACCCAGCTGGGCAACTTCCCGTTGCTGCCGCAGATACAACAGATGCAGCAGTTCTTCCACCCACTATTGGGCGCTTTGTCGCAGCAAATGATGCTGCAGAACTTGGAGCGGTTGGCCCGGGAGAGGAACCTGTCCAACTCCACGGACGAGCCCGAACAAGACGCCACGATGGCGGTTCCCAAAATGGaggaacaacaacaacaagagGAGCGGCAACAGCAGGACGCCGGCTCGGAGACGGACGAGTCCGGAGCGTTGGACCTGAGCAAAACCAAGTCGGGCACGAGCCGCCGCAAGGGGCCGGCCTTCAAGCTGTCGCCGCACAGGAACGACACGTCCGACGAAGACGACGAACAGCTGACCACGATGTTCAGCAACGTGGAGGTGGTGCAGAATCGCGAGGAAGAGCCCGAGAAGCCGGTGAAGGAGAGCGAGAAGGAGAACACGGAGTGCCAGTACTGCGACATCGACTTCCGCGATCCGTTGCTCTATTCGTTGCACATGAGGTTCCACTCGGGTCCGGATCCGTTCACCTGTAGCATGTGCGGCGAACACCATCCCGACAAGCTTAGGTTCTTCTTGCACATCACGCACAAGCCCcactaa
- the LOC109601310 gene encoding protein hunchback isoform X2: MQVAPPTSVNLSMSGYPNNMMATNPAPAMPWQYKIPKEEPMDDRDDSGINSGISSPASDSSQDLMNPYSPQSGPAANAMNGQYSPPLCLPDGSAQFHTRTSAPMDTMYQMPAARPPYYSTPVPAKSTYPTNLLTPPISEPSRDIKEESEPEGDVNEDALRHLQRAFGQNSFHSAEAPKSGDESKSDEDSKLKTPTKSSNKRKLVKCRHCSETFTCKEDMWEHYRVHIKSEKLLACPHCPFVTEYKHHYEYHIRNHDGSKPYKCEECSYECVSKSMLNSHMKSHSSVYQYHCRDCNYVAKYCHSLKQHLRKYSHRPGAVLNPDGTPNPFPVIDVYGTRRGPKVKKIMGPKNEEPEPNQQVPPQMPLMNQLMMNPTQLGNFPLLPQIQQMQQFFHPLLGALSQQMMLQNLERLARERNLSNSTDEPEQDATMAVPKMEEQQQQEERQQQDAGSETDESGALDLSKTKSGTSRRKGPAFKLSPHRNDTSDEDDEQLTTMFSNVEVVQNREEEPEKPVKESEKENTECQYCDIDFRDPLLYSLHMRFHSGPDPFTCSMCGEHHPDKLRFFLHITHKPH, from the exons ATGCAAGTCGCACCGCCAACCAGCGTCAACCTCTCAATGAGTGGATACCCTAATAACATGATGGCAACTAATCCAGCTCCAGCCATGCCATGGCAATATAAAATTCCG AAGGAAGAGCCGATGGATGATCGCGACGACTCCGGCATTAATTCCGGCATCTCATCCCCGGCCAGCGATAGCAGCCAGGATTTGATGAACCCCTATTCGCCGCAGTCGGGACCGGCCGCCAACGCAATGAACGGCCAATATTCCCCGCCCCTGTGCTTACCCGACGGTAGTGCCCAGTTCCACACAAGGACCAGCGCCCCTATGGACACAATGTACCAAATGCCCGCCGCAAGACCGCCTTACTATTCCACCCCGGTGCCAGCCAAAAGCACCTACCCCACAAACTTGCTCACTCCTCCAATCTCTGAACCTTCACGGGATATTAAAGAAGAGTCAGAACCCGAAGGTGACGTTAATGAAGATGCTCTAAGGCACCTCCAACGTGCCTTCGGCCAGAACTCATTCCATTCGGCTGAGGCCCCCAAAAGCGGCGACGAATCCAAATCAGATGAAGACTCGAAATTGAAAACTCCCACGAAAAGCTCCAACAAAAGGAAGTTAGTGAAATGCAGACATTGCTCCGAAACTTTCACATGCAAGGAAGACATGTGGGAACACTACAGAGTCCACATCAAGAGCGAAAAGCTCCTCGCTTGCCCACATTGCCCCTTCGTCACCGAATACAAACACCACTACGAGTACCACATCAGAAACCACGACGGAAGCAAGCCCTACAAATGCGAGGAGTGCTCCTACGAGTGCGTGAGCAAGTCCATGTTGAACTCCCACATGAAGTCGCATTCCAGCGTCTACCAGTACCACTGCAGGGACTGCAACTACGTAGCCAAATATTGCCACAGTTTAAAGCAACACTTGCGCAAATACAGCCACAGACCCGGCGCCGTTTTGAACCCGGACGGCACGCCGAACCCCTTCCCCGTCATCGACGTGTACGGCACCAGACGCGGGCCCAAAGTCAAGAAGATCATGGGACCCAAAAACGAAGAACCGGAGCCCAACCAGCAAGTGCCACCGCAGATGCCTTTGATGAACCAGCTCATGATGAACCCGACCCAGCTGGGCAACTTCCCGTTGCTGCCGCAGATACAACAGATGCAGCAGTTCTTCCACCCACTATTGGGCGCTTTGTCGCAGCAAATGATGCTGCAGAACTTGGAGCGGTTGGCCCGGGAGAGGAACCTGTCCAACTCCACGGACGAGCCCGAACAAGACGCCACGATGGCGGTTCCCAAAATGGaggaacaacaacaacaagagGAGCGGCAACAGCAGGACGCCGGCTCGGAGACGGACGAGTCCGGAGCGTTGGACCTGAGCAAAACCAAGTCGGGCACGAGCCGCCGCAAGGGGCCGGCCTTCAAGCTGTCGCCGCACAGGAACGACACGTCCGACGAAGACGACGAACAGCTGACCACGATGTTCAGCAACGTGGAGGTGGTGCAGAATCGCGAGGAAGAGCCCGAGAAGCCGGTGAAGGAGAGCGAGAAGGAGAACACGGAGTGCCAGTACTGCGACATCGACTTCCGCGATCCGTTGCTCTATTCGTTGCACATGAGGTTCCACTCGGGTCCGGATCCGTTCACCTGTAGCATGTGCGGCGAACACCATCCCGACAAGCTTAGGTTCTTCTTGCACATCACGCACAAGCCCcactaa